tttttttaatcacatccattaacatcaagttgattagTAATTggactttgtaattttttttgaatatgttttcTATAGGCTTTTCTCGATCTTATAACTCGGATCACAAATTTGACAGATTAACTTGGTTTACTTTTTAGacccttttttaattgatttttttaaaattttattcttcaatatttggttgattagagattatgtttcataatttattgttatttgttttctatatggcTATCATAGTCTCATAATCTGGTCACCAAGTTTAcatgttaacttgagttgacccgaatcaattcaatatgttgttatcttaatattaaaaaaaaaaatcatcttgaaaatttttataagtcaaattatgtttttacaaGTTATCTGAGCTTTTGAATTTACAAAAGCAACCAAGTCAAATCAGATTAATCCCCAcatgattcaaaaaaaattttccactagaaaaatttaaaatattgcaacacttgaatatattttttactttcaagaaaaaatttgacCCGATCCGTAACGAAGTGCATGTCAATAATCTAGTAAACTCTAAATTGTATGTCGATTTCACTATAGTAAAAACATCatgttttcttttacatttCAATATGACTcgctatgatttttttttcattttaatcatcaaacttttatttttgatgatttcaTCTATTTTGTGgcataaataaaatctaattgctttaaatttattaaaaaatgacaatattGAAAGGAGGACCAGAGTAAAAAAGATATACAAAATGACTGGCAATCTTGTAATTTGGTAAACaaattcattttggtccttttacttttcatattataactctgttaatttttttaaaaatatttttattctaaaactttattgtctttaatttttagttattggTTTGAGTGAGGGGAGAGAAAGTGGTCAATTTTtagtagagagagaaaatcttAATTGATATCAATTCCAGTGATGAAAAATGGTCAATTTTGGAATCAATGAGTTTTTTTCGATGAAGAAAGTTTATTATATGTGTTATTTTCTCTTAGCCCTACCTAAGATAATAGATCTGATCttagaaaggttttttttttgttttggattgatTCAAGTTCTTAGGCTATTTTAGTGCATGAGTGGGTTTATCATAGTGCATATGGTGTTTTCCAAgagttttggattaaaaaaatatttgaaaatcaagttaTTAAATACAACTAGGTATATAATCTATATTGTCAGgtcaaatattttgatctaaatttattttttaatttatttcagtttaattttttagttatcaCTAACGACTTTGTTTTTGGTGTTTATTGgcataaatgatttttaatttttttaattaaattcatgtataatattttttgatttatgattGAGAAAGttagaaaaacattttgaaaaaaatttgcatacttttttttaaaaagaattattcaatATGCACTCAATTAGCTAGCAAAtaagtgtatttatttttgtagtttaatttattttttaaaacactttttatttaagaatattttattattattattattatttatttagatattttaatttcatcgtattaaaaaaaaaaacatcatctcgtcttatttttaatgaaaaaatccTTTTGCAAAGCTGCCAGGTACGCATTGCTAATAAAACACTGTAACTGTAAATGTAAATATCCTGACAAAGCTCAATAAATCCGAGAAACAGACAGCGACACCTCACAGCTACAGCCAAGACACGCACACCACACGTCACCCTCATACAGCGCCAAAGACAGCCCCTCTTCCGTTTCCGTCTCTCCATATCTTCCTcccattatttatttacatcACTTTCAAAACAACGCCtgcaaatctctctctctctctcgccccCTTCcccctttttctctcttttgccGGCAATCAAATCTCTGCACACAGAACCGCACCTCCTCATTCTCTACACAGAACACACAATCCTTACGTTACGTGGCTTTCACGTGTGCACGCTTTATAGCTGTTTAATTTAGTATAAGTAGTTAAAGAAGGATTTGCCTTTTCATTTCTTCGTAACCGTTTCGAAACGCGCGAGCTGATTCGAGAAATTTCAAAGAGAGAATGGAGGAGATATTGCTCTGGTTGGTGTTTCTCTAGACGATTAACCGCTACTGAATTTACTGAATTTTGAGAATTTTAGAAGAGAGATGACGGTGGAGTATAGTTGCTGCGAAACGAATTTCTTTTTACACATTTTGATAATAGTGTTTCTTGTTATGTTCGCTGGACTGATGTCTGGCCTCACTTTAGGGCTCATGTCTATGAGTCTCGTTGATCTTGAAGTTCTTGCTAAATCTGGTACTCCAAAAGATCAAATATACGCAGGTAGAGATTTAAAATTTCACTTTCGGCATTCTTTTCTTTCCTAATTTATTTAGATCGTTTAAGTTCTGTTTGGATAGTGAGAAAGTGAGAAAATAAGTGAGAAACTTGTGATTTTGGACGGGTGTAGTTTTGTTGTATGGGATCCAGGGAAATGAGAATTAGCTAGACTTGTTAAGTGTGGTCATTAGTTATTACAATTACTAGCCTGTCTTTTAGAGATATTTGGCTTTGATTTCTTAGTGGTTGTTGGCTTTAATCTGTACGAATTAATTGGAATCGTAGTATTTTATGCTGAATGCTTATTCCATATAAGAAATTTACGCCGGGGTTATTGTAAGTTTAATTGCGTGTGGTTATGTGCTGCGGGCGCTGATTGCTTGTTTCATGCTCTAAACAGCGAAAATATTGCCGGTGGTTAAAAACCAGCATTTGTTGCTTTGCACGCTCCTTATTTGCAATGCTGCTGCTATGGAGGTATGTGATGTAGAGAGAGAATTTATAagctttgattattgtttttcgAATATGACTTGATTATGGAATGTCTTTCTTGTTTTACTTTGTCAGACACTTCCCATTTTTCTTGATAGTCTGGTTACAGCTTGGGGTGCTATTCTAATTTCAGTAACTCTGATTCTTCTGTTTGGTGAGGTAAGGCATCCATGTTGGTTTGTgcatttttattagtttaaagCAATCAGGATGCACGGTAGAACCACGGAAGTAGAGGTTCATGAGTCTTAACTTGTTCTGGGTATGCTACTTGAAAATTAGTTTCTTTCGATGACAGATTTTGTGATGATCCACTTTGTTTTGAGACCTAGTTCTTGCACTGTTTCAAATATTCAGACATTTGAATGTTGTTGCAAGTTTGCCTAGCAAAAGATGCTTCTTGGGAACAATGGAAATATATAGCCTAGTTTCATCTAGAACTATCTTTTTAAGATGGTAGGAATGGTAAAATGGTTTATTGGTCCACTAATTGCTCTTTTTGTTTGGATGTGCAGATTATACCACAATCTGTTTGTACCCGCTATGGTCTGGCAATTGGCGCAACAGTGACCCCATTTGTCCGTGTTCTTGTTTGGATCTGTTTTCCTGTTGCCTATCCTATAAGCAAGGTGACACATATGTAGGTTAAAGCTTGCACATTGTTGAACCCTCTTAAATGGAAGAGTGACTTCATTTTTGTGTGATATTTCCAGCTTCTGGACTTTCTGCTGGGACATGGTCATGTTGCTCTTTTTCGCAGAGCTGAGTTGAAAACACTTGTTGATTTTCATGGTAACGAGGTGTGTTTTGTGCCCTTCAGAATTACACATCTTTGAACAGAATATTATGCTTTATTGTCAATTTGATGATTGGCTGTCTTAATAATTATGGCCACACAGCTTATCTGCTAGCTTCTTGTTATCGTTCTTGTTTGTAGTCTTTCATTCTGCCTATCAAGTCATCAATTTGATGCAATTTTCTACCTTTATTAAAATCTCTTCTATTGCTTATAACTTGTGTACGGAATCTGTTGTCTGCTAccccctttttttctcttacatCTTCCATCAGCTTTGTAACACTGTTGCTGGTGTTTATTAGGCTGGAAAAGGTGGAGAACTGACTCACGATGAGACAACGATTATTGCTGGAGCACTTGAGCTCAGTGAGAAAACAGCTAGTGATGCCATGACTCCTATATCTGAAACTTTTGCTATTGACATTAATGCCAAACTTGACAGGTGGGGTGCTCAAAAAGGGTAAACTTAAAAATCACTTGCTTCTGTTGCATGACATTCGTTGTGATTAGCTGCATTATATACTTTGTACAGGGAGTTGATGAGTTTGATATTGGAGAAAGGGCATAGCAGGGTGCCAGTTTATTATGAGCAATCTACAAACATAATTGGACTAATTCTGGTAAATTGACGATAGTAATGTATTCAGCAACAATGAAAagagatctttttttattttttcctttttttctccatATACTTGGAATGGCGGTGCATTGGTTGAATAACATGGTATCCTGATAGTCTCCTTCTCTCCACCAACATTAAGCTTTTATTTGTTATCTTCTGTACCTATTCATTGTGCTCTTTCCCTAGCAATTCATGCATGCTTGAATTGCAAGACACTATTccctattaatttttaaatttgtatgatgtgaaaaaaaagtcaaatatgACAGAGAACTGTGTCAATGGCCTCTTGACTATGAGATTTATTGGCAgttttagaaagaaagaaaaaattgtttgaaagtTTAGAAGCCAGCAATGTTCAATATTATGATGAATCATTATAATATACGGACTTTCAGATTATCTCTTAAGTAAATAAATGGTTTAGTCACATGTTTCaactattatataaattttaagacaGGGGGTGGTGTGGTGTGGAGGGAGGGTCTACTCTGTAGAGCAACTGCTGTAGGCAAGATGAGAAGAGTGCCTCCCTTCAAATTAGCCTTTTGGGGAACCTTGGACCATGGCCTCTGTGATATGCTTGTATCTGTTTGAATTTATCATCTGATGGGTAGACATTTCCCTTGTATTGCTTGCTTATGTTAATGCTGTCTTTAGGCGTTCCTTGAGGCCtgctccattattttttatgttcaaagCTAATGTATTTCCCCAAGACTTGACATAGgagacatcttttttttttccccacacGTGGAATCTGACTTCAATTTCTTACTATTTAGTTTGGAATTGAATATTGGATCTTAAAAAGGTCTGCTTATAATTTTGGACTGAGATTTGTGTTTTCTCtttatgaaatcaccaaaaaaataatgttggaACTTATAAGTAAATATGTTCCCCTAACATTGACATGATAAAGAGAAAGGATAAACCACAAGGGGGCCAGGTGCATTGAGAACTTGAGCATGGAAAACTGCAAACAAGCATAACTATGGGAAGTGAGGCATAACTTTCATTAGGGTAACGGAATAAGACTATTCTTACAtgctaatttattttgtttggcaCTTGATTTGTCCATGATCTCTTGCCTTTACTTTCATATCTTTTGATCAGAGTTCACACGCCAAATGAATTGGCAGAAATTTTTGGCTGCTTTTTCTTGAACATGCATGTGTATTGTGATCTTTTAGGCCAAGAATTTGTTGACAATTCACCCAGAAGATAAAGTACCTGTAAAGAATGTCACTATACGCAGGATCCCCAGGTATATCATTTAGGTCAACAATTGTTTGTATGTAgatgttatatttttagttgttattgGACAGAAAAATGATGTCCATTGTTACCTACAGACTGATGGCTCTAAATAATTATGTGTTGTAGGGTTCCAGAAACTTTACCTTTATATGATATATTGAACGAGTTTCAAAAAGGTCATAGCCACATGGCAGTTGTTGTAAGGCAGTGCAAAAGGCAAGAGGAGCAGCATGTTAGCGGTGCTAGTGACGGTAAGTGTCAATTCCTACGGGATTTTGCCGCTATTTGTTGTCCCAAGCTGTGCTAAAATCAACCTAATCTGGA
This is a stretch of genomic DNA from Populus alba chromosome 11, ASM523922v2, whole genome shotgun sequence. It encodes these proteins:
- the LOC118051801 gene encoding DUF21 domain-containing protein At2g14520 → MTVEYSCCETNFFLHILIIVFLVMFAGLMSGLTLGLMSMSLVDLEVLAKSGTPKDQIYAAKILPVVKNQHLLLCTLLICNAAAMETLPIFLDSLVTAWGAILISVTLILLFGEIIPQSVCTRYGLAIGATVTPFVRVLVWICFPVAYPISKLLDFLLGHGHVALFRRAELKTLVDFHGNEAGKGGELTHDETTIIAGALELSEKTASDAMTPISETFAIDINAKLDRELMSLILEKGHSRVPVYYEQSTNIIGLILAKNLLTIHPEDKVPVKNVTIRRIPRVPETLPLYDILNEFQKGHSHMAVVVRQCKRQEEQHVSGASDDPVKEVKVDIDGEKPPKDKTLKRPLQKWKSFPNSGNNSFRNSRSKKWTKDLDSDILHLNGNPLPQLPEEEEAVGIITMEDVIEELLQEEIFDETDHHFDDSCTGTAKP